The following proteins come from a genomic window of Aquimarina sp. MAR_2010_214:
- a CDS encoding DUF4270 domain-containing protein, with amino-acid sequence MKLKNILIRITAIVAVVFTFLSCDDDFDSVGSEVLGDVNFEDKQYSITPIAYSKKFERVRTNNLVADQQGAVHSNLLGVYDDPIYGQSVYGILSQVQLSKLNPSFGTNAVLDKVVLSLPYFSTATSTAPVQVGDATETATTYRLDSIYGNQPFKLSVYKSDYFLRDFDPESNERQVYYSNDIDPDIDPNSGFKPEVEKPENLLYTNNDFVPSADEIIVTTETVTDTGETTTKRERLAPRLRVELPDDIKALFSTWFIDKQGSVELSNANNFRNYFRGIYVKAEPINNNGNLIYLNTRDAKITLHYSFDETTNGNTIRKQDKLELNFGNTFINSITTKLDGTLSNGQPIAEELKKENQDTVNGEDNLYLKGGDGSYAIIDLFSGNVTNEKGEQENELSFLKRQNWLINDASIKFYINQNEVTGGDAEPERVFIFNAETGEVLLDYFLDGSINTDIPLVSAISHLGRISRDSDKNGEFYKIRMTQYILNIIKGELKNAKLGLSVSQNVNITTIIDNTPTNKDDSEIIPTSSIVSHEGTILYGNGAGVPESKRLKLNIFYTKSKEN; translated from the coding sequence ATGAAATTGAAGAATATTTTAATTAGAATAACGGCTATAGTAGCTGTTGTTTTTACCTTTTTGTCTTGTGACGACGATTTTGATTCTGTTGGTAGTGAGGTTCTCGGAGATGTTAATTTTGAAGACAAGCAATACTCTATAACACCAATAGCATATAGTAAAAAATTCGAAAGAGTACGAACTAATAATTTGGTGGCTGATCAACAAGGTGCTGTACATTCTAATTTATTAGGAGTTTATGATGATCCTATATACGGGCAATCTGTGTATGGTATTTTGTCTCAGGTTCAACTATCAAAATTAAATCCATCTTTTGGAACTAATGCAGTGTTAGATAAAGTTGTATTGAGTTTACCATATTTTAGTACAGCGACAAGCACAGCGCCGGTTCAAGTAGGAGATGCTACAGAGACCGCAACTACTTATAGATTAGATTCGATTTATGGAAACCAACCTTTTAAGCTATCGGTGTATAAATCCGATTATTTTTTAAGAGATTTTGATCCAGAATCCAACGAAAGACAAGTATATTATTCTAATGACATAGATCCAGACATAGATCCTAATTCTGGTTTTAAACCTGAAGTAGAGAAACCTGAGAATTTATTATACACTAATAATGACTTTGTTCCTTCTGCTGATGAAATTATTGTAACGACTGAAACTGTTACCGATACTGGTGAGACTACAACCAAAAGAGAAAGACTAGCTCCTAGATTACGAGTAGAGCTTCCAGATGATATAAAAGCACTGTTTTCTACATGGTTTATAGATAAACAAGGTAGTGTAGAGCTTAGTAATGCTAATAATTTCAGAAATTATTTTAGAGGAATTTATGTTAAAGCAGAACCTATTAATAATAACGGTAATTTAATATACCTTAATACACGAGATGCAAAGATAACTCTTCATTATAGTTTTGATGAAACCACAAATGGTAATACTATACGTAAACAAGATAAATTGGAATTGAATTTTGGGAATACTTTTATTAATTCTATTACCACCAAATTAGATGGAACTCTAAGTAATGGTCAACCTATCGCAGAGGAATTAAAAAAAGAAAATCAGGATACAGTAAATGGAGAAGATAATTTATATCTAAAAGGTGGAGACGGCTCATATGCTATAATAGATTTGTTTAGTGGTAATGTGACAAATGAAAAAGGAGAACAGGAAAATGAGCTTAGTTTTTTAAAACGACAAAATTGGTTAATTAATGATGCAAGTATAAAATTTTACATTAATCAGAATGAAGTGACAGGAGGAGATGCAGAACCAGAAAGAGTTTTTATATTCAATGCTGAAACGGGAGAAGTTCTTCTTGATTACTTTTTGGATGGTAGTATTAATACTGATATTCCTTTAGTTTCTGCCATTAGTCACCTGGGAAGAATTAGTCGTGATTCTGATAAGAATGGAGAATTTTATAAAATAAGAATGACCCAATATATCCTAAACATTATAAAAGGCGAATTGAAAAATGCCAAACTAGGACTGTCAGTATCTCAAAATGTAAACATTACTACTATAATTGATAATACCCCTACAAATAAAGATGATAGTGAGATAATTCCTACATCATCAATAGTTTCCCATGAAGGAACAATTCTCTATGGAAATGGAGCAGGTGTTCCTGAATCTAAACGTTTAAAGCTTAATATTTTTTATACAAAATCAAAGGAAAACTAA
- a CDS encoding glycogen/starch synthase: MKDKRILYVSSEVIPYLPETEISSMSFEAPRMVNSKGGQIRIFMPRYGNINERRHQLHEVIRLSGMNLVINDLDMPLIIKVASIPKERMQVYFIDNEDYFKRKATLTDEEGKLFPDNDERAIFFAKGVIETVKKLNWSPDVIHVHGWLASLLPLYLKNYYANEPLFGQSKIVTSVYNNGYDGILDKNMMEKVKFDGIDEEKISDLAQPTYSNLMKVAVDNSDAIIVGSEEIPSELVEHLKTIDQPVLEYKKPDEFADAYENFYQTEVLV, translated from the coding sequence ATGAAAGATAAGAGGATATTGTACGTATCATCAGAAGTAATACCTTACCTGCCAGAGACTGAAATCTCATCTATGTCTTTTGAAGCGCCAAGAATGGTAAATAGCAAGGGGGGGCAAATAAGAATTTTTATGCCTAGATATGGCAATATCAATGAAAGAAGGCATCAGTTGCATGAAGTGATTCGACTTTCGGGTATGAATTTAGTAATTAATGACTTGGATATGCCTCTTATTATTAAAGTTGCTTCTATTCCAAAAGAGCGAATGCAAGTTTATTTTATCGATAATGAGGATTATTTTAAAAGAAAAGCAACGTTAACTGATGAAGAAGGGAAGTTATTTCCTGATAATGATGAACGAGCAATCTTTTTTGCTAAGGGAGTTATCGAAACAGTTAAAAAATTAAACTGGTCACCAGATGTAATTCATGTACATGGATGGTTAGCTTCTCTTTTGCCATTATACTTAAAGAATTATTATGCTAATGAACCTCTTTTTGGTCAGAGCAAAATTGTTACTTCAGTGTATAATAATGGTTATGACGGGATATTGGATAAAAATATGATGGAAAAGGTGAAGTTTGATGGAATAGATGAAGAAAAAATAAGTGATCTGGCTCAACCAACATATAGTAATCTTATGAAGGTAGCTGTTGATAATTCTGATGCAATTATTGTGGGATCCGAAGAAATTCCATCAGAGCTTGTAGAACATTTAAAAACAATAGACCAACCAGTTTTAGAATATAAAAAACCAGATGAATTTGCTGACGCCTATGAAAACTTCTATCAAACAGAGGTATTGGTGTAA
- the panC gene encoding pantoate--beta-alanine ligase: protein MRVHGKRRDILEDVAAFNKQNKTIGFVPTMGALHKGHLALIERALKENQKVIVSIFVNPTQFNTTEDLVNYPRTLDSDIELLSELSKEIIVFAPTPKEMYGDDMISIKYDFKGLENEMEGKFRPGHFDGVGTVLKHFFIIVSPDKAYFGEKDFQQLQIVKKLVEIEKMSVQIIGCPIYRENNGLALSSRNKRLSQKQLSESPMIYSILEQVKNDFGTKSVYTLNKWVSEQFKKNDELKLEYFEIAKVSDLKSIKRKRKDIKYRAFIAVFAGEIRLIDNIALN, encoded by the coding sequence ATGCGGGTACACGGAAAAAGACGAGACATACTAGAAGATGTTGCAGCTTTTAATAAGCAGAACAAAACTATTGGATTTGTTCCCACTATGGGAGCTTTGCATAAGGGTCATCTTGCCCTGATAGAAAGAGCTCTTAAGGAAAATCAAAAAGTTATAGTTAGTATTTTTGTGAACCCTACACAATTTAATACTACCGAAGATTTGGTTAATTATCCTCGAACTTTAGATTCTGATATTGAGCTTTTATCAGAATTATCTAAAGAGATAATTGTATTCGCTCCTACACCAAAAGAGATGTATGGCGACGATATGATATCTATTAAGTACGATTTTAAAGGACTAGAAAATGAAATGGAAGGCAAATTTAGACCAGGTCATTTTGATGGGGTAGGAACCGTTTTAAAACACTTCTTTATTATTGTTTCTCCAGATAAAGCATACTTTGGCGAAAAAGATTTTCAACAACTTCAAATTGTTAAAAAATTAGTTGAAATTGAAAAAATGTCAGTTCAAATCATTGGCTGTCCTATTTATAGGGAAAACAATGGATTGGCTTTAAGCTCTCGAAATAAAAGACTCAGTCAGAAACAACTTAGCGAATCCCCGATGATTTATTCAATCCTAGAACAGGTGAAAAATGACTTTGGCACAAAAAGTGTTTATACCTTAAACAAATGGGTATCAGAGCAATTCAAAAAAAATGACGAGTTAAAATTAGAATACTTTGAAATTGCAAAGGTATCTGACCTAAAATCCATTAAACGAAAACGAAAAGATATCAAATACAGAGCTTTTATAGCTGTATTTGCAGGAGAAATAAGACTCATTGATAACATTGCCCTAAATTAA
- the panD gene encoding aspartate 1-decarboxylase: MFVHVVKSKIHRVKVTGADLNYIGSITIDQDLMDAANIVEGEKVQIVNNNNGERLETYAIPGPRNSGEITLNGAAARKVAKGDVLILITYAMMDIEEAKNFKPRLLFPNEENNLLK; the protein is encoded by the coding sequence ATGTTTGTACACGTAGTAAAATCAAAAATTCATCGCGTTAAAGTAACCGGTGCCGATCTTAATTATATCGGAAGTATAACCATAGATCAAGATCTAATGGATGCTGCCAATATTGTTGAAGGTGAAAAAGTACAGATTGTAAATAATAACAATGGAGAGCGTTTAGAAACATATGCTATCCCAGGACCTAGAAATAGTGGTGAAATAACACTAAATGGTGCTGCTGCAAGAAAAGTAGCAAAAGGAGACGTATTGATACTAATCACCTATGCTATGATGGATATTGAAGAAGCCAAAAACTTCAAACCAAGACTTCTTTTCCCAAATGAGGAAAATAATTTATTAAAATAG
- a CDS encoding lysylphosphatidylglycerol synthase transmembrane domain-containing protein has protein sequence MNPKLIKFLKIILPLALGVFLIWYSITSATPEERQKTLQYITQADPKWIILSVIMGIISHLSRAYRWKFLLEPLGYQIKLSNSFMAVMAGYLANLGIPRSGEILRGGTISTYEGVPFKKAFGTIISERVIDSIMLLLVIGITLIFQSQDLFLYLEEKITNTFILLIALIGAILLGIVFLRIIKKSSHPVLIKIKNFGEGLLEGVKSISKLKQKSAFIFHTFLIWVLYIAMFYVIKFTVPETANLSIGPMLATFVAGSIAMSTTNGGIGAFPIATAAILFLFNIEKPAGEAFGWILWGSQTAINVIIGALSFLFLPILNREK, from the coding sequence GTGAATCCTAAACTTATAAAGTTTCTAAAAATTATACTCCCATTAGCATTGGGAGTTTTTTTAATTTGGTATTCTATCACATCAGCCACCCCAGAAGAAAGACAAAAAACGCTTCAATATATTACGCAAGCAGACCCTAAGTGGATTATCCTCTCTGTTATTATGGGAATTATTTCTCATCTCTCGAGAGCATATCGTTGGAAATTTTTATTAGAACCTTTGGGATACCAGATCAAACTGTCCAATAGTTTTATGGCCGTTATGGCAGGATACCTTGCCAACCTGGGAATCCCGAGATCTGGAGAAATTCTACGAGGCGGTACAATATCTACATATGAAGGTGTTCCTTTTAAAAAAGCTTTTGGAACCATTATCTCTGAGCGAGTTATCGACTCTATTATGCTATTACTTGTAATAGGGATTACATTAATCTTTCAATCTCAGGACTTATTCTTATATCTAGAAGAAAAAATTACCAATACATTTATACTACTTATTGCATTAATAGGAGCCATTTTATTAGGAATAGTATTCCTTAGGATCATAAAAAAGTCTTCGCACCCTGTATTGATTAAAATAAAAAATTTTGGAGAAGGCCTCTTAGAAGGTGTTAAAAGTATTTCTAAATTAAAACAAAAAAGCGCTTTTATTTTCCATACATTTCTAATCTGGGTACTTTATATTGCCATGTTTTATGTCATAAAATTTACTGTTCCCGAAACAGCAAATCTATCTATTGGCCCTATGCTTGCTACTTTTGTAGCCGGGTCAATTGCCATGTCAACTACAAATGGAGGAATAGGAGCTTTTCCAATTGCTACAGCAGCCATTTTATTTTTATTCAATATCGAAAAACCAGCAGGGGAAGCTTTTGGATGGATATTATGGGGCTCACAAACCGCAATAAATGTAATCATTGGTGCGTTATCCTTTTTGTTTCTCCCTATCTTAAACAGAGAAAAATAA
- a CDS encoding alpha/beta hydrolase, with the protein MKKSVTLIIACIFVISSYGQTIYESFRSIKLDQSRELKIQLPRNYKKNEDKIYPLIIVLDGDYLFEPVAGNVDYFSYWEDMPESIVVGVNQRKTREDDCRYDTAEFLPTLKGAEFYEFIGQELVPHLNQTYRTAQLKIIVGHDYTANFINYFLFKDNPIFQGYICISPELGPPMGDRISSKLETSSDIWYYLATATNDADNIKKNLITLDEKLSAIENPEMSYFFDNFEESSHYTLVGKAIPNALEGIFEMYRPISKKTYKEVLLTLETSPYDYLVDMYKTTEQLYGIKRKIRINDFIAVSTALEKNENWSELEPLGKLAIKEHSDLMLGYYYLGMFYEQTGEPKKAMRAYENGFQLSEVAFLTKDYMLDKVNKIKEDFGW; encoded by the coding sequence ATGAAAAAAAGTGTGACTCTTATTATAGCTTGTATTTTTGTTATTTCCAGTTATGGTCAGACAATATATGAGTCTTTCAGATCTATCAAATTAGACCAAAGTAGAGAGTTAAAAATTCAGCTTCCGCGTAATTACAAGAAAAATGAAGACAAAATATATCCCTTGATTATTGTTCTTGATGGGGATTATTTATTTGAACCTGTTGCCGGAAATGTAGATTACTTTTCTTATTGGGAAGATATGCCTGAATCAATTGTTGTTGGGGTTAATCAAAGAAAAACCAGAGAAGATGATTGCAGATATGATACTGCAGAGTTTTTACCTACTCTAAAAGGAGCAGAATTCTATGAATTTATAGGACAAGAACTTGTTCCTCATCTTAATCAAACTTATCGTACTGCACAACTTAAAATTATTGTCGGGCATGATTATACAGCTAACTTTATAAATTACTTTTTATTTAAAGACAATCCCATTTTTCAAGGATACATATGCATTAGTCCAGAGTTAGGGCCACCGATGGGGGATCGAATTTCAAGTAAATTAGAGACTTCTTCTGATATTTGGTATTATCTGGCTACTGCAACTAATGATGCCGACAATATCAAAAAGAACCTCATTACACTAGATGAAAAACTATCTGCAATAGAAAATCCTGAGATGAGTTATTTCTTTGATAATTTTGAAGAATCTTCTCATTATACTTTGGTTGGAAAAGCTATTCCTAATGCTCTCGAGGGTATTTTTGAAATGTATCGCCCTATAAGTAAAAAAACATATAAAGAAGTTCTCCTTACACTAGAAACTTCTCCCTATGACTACCTTGTAGATATGTATAAAACTACAGAACAGTTATATGGTATAAAACGCAAAATAAGAATCAACGATTTTATTGCAGTATCTACTGCTCTCGAAAAGAATGAAAACTGGTCAGAATTAGAACCCTTGGGTAAGCTTGCTATAAAAGAACATTCTGATTTAATGCTTGGGTATTATTATTTAGGTATGTTCTATGAACAAACAGGAGAACCTAAAAAAGCTATGCGGGCTTACGAAAATGGTTTTCAGCTTTCTGAAGTTGCTTTCTTAACCAAAGATTATATGTTGGATAAAGTAAACAAAATTAAAGAAGATTTTGGTTGGTAA